AACCCCCAGGTCCAACACCACGAGGTCCACTGGCACGCCTAGCTCGTCCTCGAGCACAGCTTGGAGCCTGCCCACCTCGAGCATACTCCGTGGCCTACGCCCGAGCCTAACTGCCAGATCCACGTCCCTGCCGCAGCCGCTGCGCGCTAGCGAGCCGAACAGGAGGACCAAGCGTAGCCCGAGGCGCTCCGCTGCCCTGCGTATCCGCTGCTTCACCTCGCCGATACAGGGGTCGTCCCGGGCCAGCTCCGCGAGCCGCGCGACCACATGGGGCGTCTTCTCGGCTATCTCCCTGAACGCCTCCATCTCGAGCTCTCTGTTTATCTCGGCGTACATGTGGACGAGTATATTACGGAACCCTGCGAGCCCTTCAAGGAACTCCGCCAAGTCGCTGCCGAGCCCAGCGCGTCTGGCTAGCCACCTCGCCAGCTCGCGGTAGCTACCCGGCTTCGCCCCTCTCTCCCTAGAGGCGAGCACCGCGGCGAAGTCGAGGATGCACTGCGCTATGAGCTGGGCTAGCCTCTCAACCGCGTATACCCTCTCCTCGCCGCGCTCATACTCCCTTAGCGCGTCTACGAACTCCTCGTAGTAGCCCCTAATCATGCTGAGAAGCTCCTGGAGCCTCGACACACCGCGCCCCTATGCTCTATGCGTCCACCACGCCAGGTAATAACGCCGCCACGGCACGCACCACGGATAGCGGGGGAGGGGCCACCCGCTGCGCGGCGCCGGGCTACACTCTAGCCAAGAGCAACAAGCTGCTCACGCTGAGCAGGATTATCAGCACAGCCTCGTTCTTGTCCAGCTCGCCGCCGCTCGCTATACTGTGCTGTACCAGCCATAGACCCGCCGCGAGCACGCCGAGCGTGTAGACGATGTAGCGGTCCAGGGGCAGAGGGAGCAGTATAGCCAGCACAGCGTATACTAGGAGCAGTGTAGCGCTAGTAGCTGCTATCAGCCCAAAGCCTGCCTCCTCGCGCCGCCCCCGCGCAGCCGCTAGGAGGTTCAGCGCAGCCTCCGGCGCCACGCCCACTAGGCCTATGAGGAGCCCCGCTGCGCCAAGACCCATGCCGTGAACCATGCCCTCGACCCCAGCGCTCATAGCCTCAGCAGCAGCTACGAGGCCGCCCAGGCCGCCGAGCAGCCATGGGGCCCATCCGAGCCCGCCAGCCCCCGCACCGGGCTCGCGGCCGGCCCTCACGACCCAGAGTATGTAGACGAGGAAGAACACGAGGAGCGTCAGAGACGCCTCCAAGGGGTCCCTAGGCACCACTCCGAGGTAGGCAGCCTCCACCAACGCGTAGAGCACGATAACCGAGACAGCAGCCACCACCGCACGGAGCAGAGGCAGCTCTATAGCCGAAGCCTCTGAGGGCGTCCTTAGCCTGCCACGGCCCATGAGCACAACGATGCCAAGCACAGCCAAGTTGAACCCAGCACTCACCATCACGGATAGTACTGCTAGCTCGACTAGCTCCGGGTTGCCCTCCGCCACACCCCTCGAGCCGATACTATAGGCCAGAAGCAGCTCCGGAGCAACAGCGAGACTATTCACCAGGACACCCGCCGCGTAGCGGCGAAGCCCATACGCGTGCGCAGCCTCCTCGAGCCCGTGGACCGTGACCTCGCCGAACCCAAGGATACCCAGAAGCCCGCCAACAACAGCCAGCACGACAGAGCCGCCGTGCGCGCCCCAGAGCCCCACAGCGAGGCCGACAACGCCCAGCACTAGGTAGAGTGCTAGCCCGCGGCCAGCCATACACCACACCAGGGCAGACAGCAACCCCGGGAATGCTAAAACCACCTAGCCCCGTCCCGACCGAGCTACGCTAGAGCCCCCTGGAGCCGCACAGAGCCTATAAGCAGCACTATCTCACAGTATCATACTGTGGGTATCATTGTCAAGAGGCCATGGCTAGATGCCAGCTAGGCGCTGGAACCCATCGATCACTATTACCGGCCTCTCGCCGAGGAGCCGGGCTGCGAAGCGTAGGAGATCGCGCAGCCACTGGAAGGAGGCCTCGAGCCCCGTTGCTACGGAGAGCTGGCGGGAGAGGTCGCGCAGCGCTAGCTCCCGCTCAGCGTAGTTGACTACAAGGTACAAGCCACGGCGGCCGCGGAGGAAGCGCCGTATGAGGAATGTCTTCCCCAGCCTCCTCCGCCCGTAGACCACCACCAGCTCTGACCGGCCGGAAGCATACACCTCTTCCAGAACTGCTAGCTCCCTCTCGCGGTCCACGAAACGCGTACCCAAGATACCCGGACCCCAGGGTCCCGTACTCCAGAGTACGTATCCCGTAGACAAGCTAGGTAAGTGGCTATCCCCCACAGCGCTAGTATCGCACAGCCCCGCCCTCGGCTAGACTGTGTTGGAGCCCCGCGAGCAGGAGTTAGGATGGGCATGGATCAACGGCTCGAGGTACAGAGGGATCGTCGATCCCTGGGCATCGGGCTAGGGAGTCGGGCTCTCCGGCTGCTGGGCCTTGGGGTTGTCGGTGTCCTCGCTGTGTGCCGGGTATATGCATACTGGGTAGACGCCATCTGTTATCGTTAGATGGCTTCTGCCCTTGTAGACTCTTAGCCCTCTCCTCTTGGCCTCCTCAGCGAGCTTCTCGACATCGCTGCATACGAACTCGAGGTAGCCCGGCAGGTAGTCCACTAGGAGTGCGTCACCAGCGTCGATTGCCTTCTTTGTATAGCCGGTGGGCCTGCAGCGCTCCATTATGAAGCCCATGTATTCGGGGAGTACCAGCCCCGGTACAAGCTCTATTACTCGTGCCCCTAGCGGCCTGGGTTTCCTCAAATCTTCACCCCGATCCTCCGGAGCAGCTTGGCGAGTTCCTTCTCTATGCCTGCTTCTCTCGCACGTCTGAGCATATAGGCTGGGTCGAGTTCTTCTATCTTCTGTGTGACCGCCTTCTTGACGTCGCTAATGTCTTTTCTCTCCCCCGAATCAGCTTAAGGATCACCAGGTCCTCTATGCTCGGCAGGTAGACGTTTCCTGTAATGTGTAAACGCTCTGGCCTCCCACTCTTCGTCAAGTATGAGTGGTGCGTAGTTTATATCGACGTGGATATCGTCCTCGACTAGGAGCCCCCATTTTCTCCACTGCACCTTAAACCCCTTGCTACGGAGCATCCCGGTAATACGGTCTCGTAGCTCCCTAGTGAATGGCGCTGTTATTGTCACATCCCAGTCTCTTGTCTCCCTCTGTAGCCCGACACCATGAAGCATTAAGGCACGTGCACCAATTATGTATACACGGAGCCCAATATTTCCCAGCAGTTCAGCTATCTGAAGCACTGTTCTAGGAATCCTCTCAACGGCTGAGTGCTCGCCTGAGCCACCGTACTGGTAGTCGTGGACCTCAGCCATCTAGCCATCTAGCCCGCCCACCCGAGACGACACAACCTGCAGTAGCGGATTATGGCTTGATTATACTCGGCTCTACAATGTAGCTCCTAGACGTTTAGACGCCGGAAGCTTGGCCCAGTCATAGCTGGTGCACCTACATCTCCTTACGTTCGCCATAGCTGTATAGACGGGGCCGTGTACCCGGGGGGTGTCTAGGGATTGGGTGTGGGCCAGTTATTGCTGCTCGTGGCTGTCTTGGTGGCTTCGCTGCTGCAGACTGGTTCTGGGGCTCTGGTGTGCTATGGGCCCCGCGTGGACGGGCTGCGTAGCTTCCTGGAGGCCCAGTATGTGCCGGAGGCTGGCCTGCTGCGGGCGGCTGTAGCCGCCTATCCCGATAACGCTACCATCTGGGTTGCTAGCGATAACTTGCTGGCTGCTAGGGCGCTGCTGGTGCTCGGGTCTCCTCTTGCTGGCCGGGTCCTGGAGGCTCTGGAGGGCTATGGTGGCGGGTTTGACGGGGCCCATGAGGTGCTTATCGGGCACCGTATACCGGGCGTGTTCTACGAGGCTGGGGAGGTTGTTCTCGGCGAGGTGTACTCGCGCAGCCTCGGGGCTGTTCTCGTGGTGAAGCGTGAGCTGCACTGCTGCAGGGTTATGGAGGACTGGGGCCGGTATGCGGATCTCGTGGTGTACCGTGCCCTGGACAGGCTGCTGGCGGGGGACATCGCGGGGGCTGAGAGGCTATACGAGCTGCTTATGGGCATGTGGGATGGCCGCGGGTTCCGCGACGCTGCTTTCGACGGCACGTACGAGTCTTACAAGCTGGCCCTCGCCGTGTACCTCCACCGGGCCCTCGCCGCTGCGGGCTCGCCGGTGGTGGAGGGGTACCGGGGCGCGGTGGAGGAGTGTTGTAGGCTCCTCGGGCTGCTCCAGAGGAGCGACGGCGGCATAGCCACGCACTACAGGGTGGACGGCGGCGGGGCCGTGGTGCCCGTGGGTGATGCTAACGTGGAGACTACGAGTATCACGGTGCTCGCGCTCTACTCGGCCTATCCTCTAGCTGCGGGGCTGCGCGCTAGGCTGCTCGAGCTGCTGCAGGAGCCTGCCGGCGGGTGAGGGGCTACACACTCTTCAAGGGGAAGAGCGCCGGCTGACGCCCTCTGGGGTCTGCTGTTGGGCGCTGTGCTGGCTAGTTTCTGGGGTAAGGGCGGTGTGGGTAAGACTACGCTTGCCGCTGCTGCTGGGCTTGCGCTCCGGGACCGCGGGCTCCGCGTGGCCTTGATCTCTACGGACCCTACCCCGGGGCTCTCTAGGCTCCTCTGCCCCGGTGGCTCCGCTGCTCCTGGCGCGCCGGTGCGCTGCGCCGGGGTGGATGTGGTAGAGGCTTCGGAGGAGGATGTGAAGGAACTCTGGAAGAGACGCTTCGGCGACGAGGTCTACCTGGTCGTGTCTTCGCTGCTCCCGGTGGGCAGGGAGATAATAGACTATGTGGCCGGTGCTCCGGGTATTGCTGACCAGTTCATGATGTACTATGTCTACACGCTTGCCCGGGAAGGCGGCTACGACGTGGCTGTCTGGGATACGCCGGCGGCTGGTGGGAGTCTCCGGATGCTCAGGATAGAGTACGAGCTGTACAGCCACATGGGGGAGGCTGCACGGCTCTACCTGCGGGTGAAGGGGGCTCTCGAGAGGCTGCAGCGCCGCGACGAGGGCAAAACGCCGCTGGAGCTTGTTGAGGAGTGGAGGGAGCTTGCGAAGGGCATTCTGGATTTCCTAGCATCGCCGCTGCACCGGCTACACCTGGTGGCTACCCCGGACCAGCTAGGCGTATACGTGACGAGGACCCTGCTCCGGGAGTTCCGGCTACACGGTATAGAGGCGCGGAGGCTGATAGTCAACCAGCTACTCGACCCCGGGGTGTGCCCGGGCTGCCAGCTCCTCGAGAGCTGGGCGCAGAGCCAGAGGGAGGCGCTACGTGTGCTCCAGGAGCTGGGGGTCAGGACCTGCACGATACCGCTGCTCGGGGAAGAGCCTCGGAGCGTAGAGCAGCTCGCGAGACTCGCAGAGCTGTTGGAGGAGCAGGGCTGCCTAGACGCGGGCGTATAGGGCGAGAAGGCGAGAAGCAGGAGCGGGCGCGGAAGCGAGGCGCGTCTACACAAAATTGAGGTGCAAAAGAGTAGTGTGCAGGGGCTCTGCTAGCGGCCCTTGAACTTGGGCTTCCTCTTCTCTAGGAACGCTGTCACGCCCTCGACGACGTCGTCGGTGCTGAACAGTAGGCCGAAGAGGCTACTCTCCAGCGCCATGCCAGTCCATATGTTTGTCTCCATTCCTATCTGTACCGCGTACTTGGCCGCCATTACTGCTAGTGGCGGCTTCTCGGCCAGCTTCAGCGCTAGCTGGCGGACATCCTGCTCGAGCCTCTCTGGCGGCACTACCCTGTCTACTAGACCTAGCTTAGCGGCCTCGCTGGCTGGTATCATGTCACCGGTGTAGATGAGCTCCTTAGCGCGGCTCCTGCCTATAAGCCTGGGGAGCCTCTGTGTGCCGCCAGCACCCGGTATGAAGCCTAGGTTGATCTCTGGCTGACCTAGCATCGCCGTCTCGCTTGCTATCCTGAAGTCGGCCGCCATTGCTAGCTCTAGGCCTCCGCCGAGGGTGTAGCCGTTGAGCGCCGCTATCACAGGCTTTGTGTAGTATTCTAGCTTGAAGAGTATCTCCTGGAACCTCCTAGAGTACATCATAGCCTTTACCGGCGATATCCCCATGAACGCTGTCACGTCCGCGCCAGCGCTGAAGGCGCGGCCGCTGCCCGTGAGCACGACTACTCTTATCCTCTCGTCCTCCTCTAGCTCGTCGAGAGCCTCGCTGAGCTCACGGAGCATCTCAGGGCTTATCGCGTTGAGCTTGCTAGGCCTGTTGAGCACAATCCAGGCTATCGGCGGCTCTATCCGGATTAGAAGGGTATTCTTCTGCTGCTGCTCCACAGCGCCGTACTCGTAGAAGCCCTTGCCAGTCTTGACGCCTAGGCGGCCGTCCTGCACCATCTGCTTTAGTAGCGGGTCTGGCTCGTACTCCTCCCAGCCGGTCTTCTGCTTGAGCTTTTCTAGCGCCTCTACCACCTTGTCTATGCCGAACTCGTCGGCGTACTCTAGTATGCCCTTGGGGTAGCCGAGGCCCAGCTTAACCGCCTTGTCTATGTCATCGCGGGTCGCTATGCCCTCGCGGAGCAGGTAGGCTGCCTCGTTTATGCCGGGTGCTAGGATTAGTAGCGGGTCTACCTTCTCGCCAGCCTCCTTGGGTATGTTAGGCCTCTGGTACTTACCGGGCACCGGGTACTCGTAGAAGCCCTTGCCAGTCTTGACGCCTAGCTCTCCTTTCTCAAACTTCTCCTTGAACAGCGGGCACGGGTGCGCCCTGAAGCCGCGCTGCGCCATCGCCTGGAACACGTAGTAGAACACATCTATGCCGCTATAGTCGGCTAGCTCGAAGGCGCCCATCGGCAGGCCTAGCTTGTACTTGAGCGCCGAGTCCACCTCGACTACGCTTGCCTCACCGCGGGCTACCATGTGGCAGGCCTCGTTCAGTACACGAGCTAATATGCGGTTGACTATGAAGCCTGGCACATCCTTGTTGACCACTACCGGCTGCTTGCCGAACCGCTTAGCCAGCTCCACGGTGACGCGTACTGTCTCGTCGCTGGTCTTCTCGCCCTTTATCACCTCGACTAGCGGCATGAGCGGCGGCGGGTTGAAGAAGTGCATCCCTACGACGCGTTCGGGCCTCTTTGTGGCTGCTGCTATCTCTGTTATCGGTAGGCTGCTAGTGTTGGTGGCGAGGATAGCGTGCTCTGGGGCCTTCTCGTCGGCGAAGCGGAAGAGCTGCTGCTTGAGCTCGAGCTTCTCGGGTATAGCCTCTATCATGAAGTCTGTCTCTGACAGCACCCTGGCGAAGTCCTCGGTATAGCCTCCGTTCTTGTCGACGCTAACTACGGTCTTTATCCTCTCCATTATCTTGTCTGGGTGCTCGCGTAGCTGGCCTTTCTCGTATAGCTTGTCAAGGCTCCACCGTATACGCTTTAGCGCGTTACGGAGTATGTCCTCGGAGATGTCGGCTAGCCATACCTCGTAGCCAGCGATAGCTGCTACCTCTGCTATACCGTGGCCCATTGTGCCAGCGCCGACTACTGTTATCCTGCGTATCCTATCAACAGACGCCATGGCTGTTACACCTCTTACCTTTCTCGCTACAGCTGCCCGTTGGAGAATATTTGGTGTTCAGCCGGGTTAAAAGAGGGGGAGAGACCGTGGAGACCTGGGTATAGGACTGGGTATAGGCGGGTAAAACACCCGGGTATATACGCGGGCCTGCTTATGTGAGTACGAGCTTTATGCCGAAGAGGTCCTTTAGCATCTGCCTTATTATCGTGAGCCTCTGTATATCGTTGGCGCCCTCGTATATGGTTGTTATCAGGGCGTCTCTCAGGTACCTCTCTACGCCCGTCTCTATGTCGACGCCCACGCCGCCGTGTATCTTTATCGCCATGTTTGCTACTCTCTCGGCCACCTCTGTAGCGAAAGTCTTAGCCATGCTAGCTGCTATCACGAACTTCTTGTCGCCCTTGTCGGCCAGCGTAGCGGCCCAGTAGGCTAGCAGCCTAGCCGCCTCTAGCTGCATTAGCATGTCAGCAAGCTTGAACGCAATGCCCTCGAAGCTGATTATTGGGCGGCCGAATGCCTGGCGCTGGAGCGCGTAGTTTAGCGCCTTCTCGAACGCGCCCTGGGCTATGCCCACCGCCTGCGCGGCTATGCCAACACGGGTGTGGTCGTAGGTCGAGACTATTACCTTGAAGCCCTGGTCTACCGGGCCTACTACGTTCTCCTCGGGAACCTTCACCTCGTCGAGGATAACCTCGTGGGGCCTCTCGCCGCGCAGCCCAGTAACGTTGAAGCGCTGGCCCACCTTGAGGCCAGGGGTGTCGCGCTCCACTATGAAGACGGTTATGCCCCACCAGCGCTTGTCCTCCTTTGGCGGGCTTGTCCTCGCAGAGACCACGAAGTAGTCCGCCTTGTCGGCGCCGGTTATGAATATCTTCCTGCCGGTTATCACGTAGTGGCCGTTGACCTTCTTGGCGCGGGTCTGCATCCCGGCCACGTCGCTGCCACAGCACGGCTCTGTGTTAGCGTGTGCCGCGAACTTCTCGCCGCGCGCGACGGGGGTCACGTACTGCTTCTTCTGCTCCTCGGTGCCGAAGAGGAGTATGGGGGTAGTGAACAGTGCGCGTACAGCGACGGCTGTGCCGAAGGCGGGGCTTACCCGGGAGATCTCCTCCATCAGGATTGCCTCCATTAGGTGGCCGCCGCCCTGGCCACCATACTCCTCGGGTATGCCGACGCCGAAGAGGCCGAGCTTCTTCGCCTCCTCGAAGAGCTCGTCTGGTATCTTGTCGGTCTTCTCGATCTCCATGGCTCTTGGCTCGAGGTGCTCTTCTACGAAGCTTCTCACAGCCTTACGGAATAGCTCATGCTCCTCAGTGAGCTCTATACGGAAGTCTTCTAGGCTCTGGAAGGGGAGAACCATTGCCCAGCCCCTCGCCTACCGTTCATGCCACAGGATTGGAGCCGGGGAGGGGATAAAAACGGGATTGGAGGTGGTGTTAGCCCTGCTTCTGCTCCTCTACCGGCACTAGCTCGTAGGTTAGGTAGTTCTCTGGCTGTCTCCGGACCACCTCTAGCCTAACCTTCATGCCTACGCGGAGCTTCTTGGGGTCCGTCTCACGCACCCATGCCAGCACGTTGACGCCCTGGGGGAACCGGGCTACGCCAACCGTGTAGTCGGGGTAGTGCGCGAAGCTCGAGGGCTTAGTGTATATGATGGTGTACGTCAGTAGTTCGCCCTCTCCTGTTATCTCTATCCACTCCATGTCGCTCCTACGGCACTTGGGGCAGTCTGCCTGCGGCGGGAAGTAGGCTGTGCCACAGTGCTTGCACCTGGTGGCGTAGACTTTGCCCTCTGTGAGGCCCTCGAAGAACTTGCGTACTCGCTCGACGCTTATCGTGTAGCGTATTGATAGCTCTCTCTGGTCGAACCATAGGGCGGCGCCGGTGCGCTGGTCGGGCACGATTGGGAGGCCGGTGCTCTTCTTAACCTCCTCGACGAACGCTCCCACCTGCTTCATGAACTCGTCCACCTGCTTCTTCTGGCTCATACCCGCTTGCACCCCCTCAAGTGGGCCTAGGGCTGTAGAGAGTAAATCATGACGTAGGCGTAGTGACCCGTGCCACCAACGTTGTTGGCCACAGCCATGCCGTTCTTCACTGGTACTTGGCGGCCCTTGTCGGCCTCGCCGCGCAGCTGCTTTGCCAGCTCGACCGCCATGCCTACGCCGGTAGCGCCTAGCGGGTGGCCCTTAGCCTTCAGGCCGCCGCTCACGTTCACTGGTATGAGGCCGCCGATGTATGTCTGGCCTTCGCGTATCAGCTTGTAGCCCTCGCCGGGCTTGGCGAAGCCTAGCTCCTCGTACGTCAGTATCTCCGCTATGGTGAAGGCGTCGTGAACCTCAGCGGCGTCGAGGTAGCGTGCCGGGTTTTCGGGGTCGATGCCAGCCTTCTTGTAGGCCATCCTGGCTGCTTCCATTACGCCGCGGCGTAGGAGGAAGTCCGGCCTCCTACTGATATTGGAGGTGTCCGAGGCTGTGCCTATCGCCTTTATCCAGACAGGGGTGTCTGTGAGCTTACGGGCTACCTCCTCGCTGGCGAGTATGACTGCTGCCGACCCGTCTGTTATGGGGCTGCAGTCGAAGAGCTTGAGGGGCCAGGCTATGTAGCGGGACTGCATGCACTGCTCGAGCGTTATCTGCCGGGGGAAGTGCGCCTTGGGGTTCATACTGGCGTAGTAGTGGTTCTTGACCGCTACCCTGCAGAGGTCCTCCTCGGTAGCGCCGTAGCGGGCCATGTACGCGGTAGCGTAGAGCGCGTAGTAGCCGGGGAATGTTAGGCCGAAGTTCTCGAACTCCCAGAAGTAGTTGCCGGCACGGCCTATGAGCTCGACAACGGTGGGCGTGGGCGACTCGTTCATCTTCTCAACGCCGACCACGAGGACTATGTCGGCTTCGCCGCTCGCAACAATGTCGTGGCCCAGCTTTATGGCAGCGCTACCTGTGGCGCACGCGGCCTCGACCCTCACGGTGCCGCGGGGGGTGAGCCCCGCGTACTCGTTTATGACCACTGCTGGTAGGGGCTCGCTACTCCATACACCGACGTTCCCGTATACGACGTAGTCTATGTCCTCCTGGCCTATACCAGCATCGTCTAGCGCCTGCTTAATGCTCTCCCAAGCGAGCTCCGCGAGGCTTACGTCGTTACGGTACCCGTACTTGGAGTGACCTACACCAACTATGGCTACTCGGCGGCCCAAGAGGAGCCAACACCCGGGCCCAGTTATAGCCCCGGTACACGGGACGGAGGGGCAACGATGCCGGGGCTTAGCCGGGCACCACAGCCCTCCCACACAGTATTAAGCCTAGCTCCTTGACCTGGTGCACCACTAGGACGAGCCAGCGGATGCCGTTACGCATTCTTATTACTCCCTGATCCAGGCTATTCACCCGTACCTCTGGGGGCAGGAGAACATGGACTTCGAGTCCCTAAGGAAAGCCTTCCTAGAAATAGCTGAGAAGGCAAAGGAGAAGATAGGAGACGAAATGAAGACGTGGAGCCGTGTCTTCCAGTTCGTGCTCGATGACGGGACAGAGTTCTACGTCGAGATCCAGGGCGGCGAGGTATCTGTCCAGCAGGGTCGCCATCCCTCGCCGGTAGCCACACTTGCCACTGACAGCGCTACCCTAGAGAAGATACTCCGAGGAGAACTCGACGCCATGGCGGCGTTCATACGCGGAAAGATGCGGATTACTGGTAACGTCCTTGAAACCATCAAGCTCCGCAAGATGCTAGAAGCTGCTAAAGGCTAAGGACGCACTAACGCTCGGCACCCCGTCGTGCACGTGTGGCCGGATTTTCGGGTTTTCACTACTCCCCGCACTAGTCCCTGTTTTGGCGCGGTCTCCTGATTATTATCGCTGCGGCCATGTCTAATATTATCTTACATGAGAAAAACTGAATATTTTCGACTAGCTGACAGAGTAACGGGACAACTCACACTCCGCCCAGGCTCCCGATGCACCATCTATATGCTCCCCGTTGGCAGCCCCTGGGCTCAGCCCAACACCCGGGGAGCCCTGGAGCTATACAAGCTTAGGCAGGGGGTCAGAATGACCGCCTCAACACACAAGTCGTCAGAAGCTCCTGGCCAGCTCCCATCAAGCGAAGAAGTGTTTAAGACGTTCATAGAGGCCAAGATATGGACCCGCTTCTATGACGAGTACGTCCCCCGCGAGATCAAGATCCCCGAGATACCGCTCTTCAAACTTCTTGACGACGCTGCCGCGGGGTTTCCGCGGCGTACCGCGTTCATATTCTTCGGGCGCCGTGTATCGTACGAGGAGTTCCAGCGTTCAGCTAACAGCTTCGCACGCGCCCTACGAGAAAACTGGGGCATCGACCGCGGCGATCGCGTTGCATTATTCCTTCCCAACTCGCCACAATTCGCTATAGCTTTCTATGGAGCCCTAAAGGCGGGTGCTACTGTTACTCCGGTCAACCCGCTGTATACCGGCTTTGAGCTTGCACGTCAGATACGCAAGAGCCGTGCCAGAATCCTGGTAGCCCTGGACATGTTTAAGGAGAAGGTAGAGGAAGCCATAAACGAGCATGGAGCACAGCTAGATGCCGTCATCTACACTGGCATAGACGACTACCTACCCTCCCTCCTCGGCATACTCTATAGGCTTAAGGAGAAGAAGCCGAAGATACGCTACGACGGCAAAAGAATCGTTAAGTTCAAGGACCTTGTCAAGAGCTATGAGCCGCAGCCGCCCAGCGTCAAGATAGACCCGAAGGAGGATCTTGCAGCGCTAATGTTTACCGGCGGCACAACCGGCCTCCCTAAGGGCACCATGCTGACGCACTACAACCTTGTGGCCAATGTGCACCAGATAGACGCGTGGTGGCACACGGGTAGGAAAGGAGAGGACGTTATGGTGGGCGTGCTTCCCTGGTTCCACATCTACGGGCAGACCGCCGTGCTGCACACGGGTGTATTCCGCGCCGCCACTATCCTGGTCTACCCGAGGTTCGACCTTGACAGGATACTGAAGGACATAGAGAAGTACAAGCCAAACATATTCCATGGCGTCCCGACGATATACTCCAAGATAGTGAGCCGGCCAGACATAACAAAGTACAACCTGCGGAGCATAGAGGTGTGTATAAGCGGTGCCGGCGCATTACCAAAGGCCGTCGCGGAGAAGTTCGAGAAGCTTACGGGCGCTAAGCTTCGCGAGGGCTACGGGCTAACAGAGACAAGCCCCGTGACACACATCAACCCGATATACGGGAAGCACAAGATAGGCAGTATAGGTGTGCCCGTACCGAATACCTTGGCAGCTATCGCGGACCCCGAGAAGCCGGTACTACTCCCACCAGGCGAGATAGGCGAGATAGTGATCAGCGGCCCCCAGGTCATGAAGGGCTACCTGGACATGGACGAGGAGAACAAGCGCGTGTTCTTCGAGTGCTGTGGCCGCCGCTGGCTACGCACCGGCGACATAGGCTACATGGACGAGGAAGGCTTCTTCTTCATAGTGGATAGGAAGAAGGATGTGATCAAGTACAAGGGCTACAGCGTATACCCGAGAGAGATCGAGGAGGTACTATACATGCACGACTGTGTGACCGACGCCGCAGTGATAGGTGTACCACACCCGCACGTAGGCGAGAGAATCAAAGCGTTCGTCACGCTAAAGCCAGAGTGCAGGGGGAGGATAAAGCCCGAGGACATAATAGAGTTCGCACGCAAGCATCTAGCGCCGTATAAGGTGCCCAAGGAGGTAGAGATACGCGAGGAGCTGCCCAAGAGCGCGGTCGGAAAAATACTCCGCCGTATACTACGCGAGGAGGAGCTGAAGAAGCTACAGGCGAGCGAGCCACGCCACACAGGGGCCAGGCAGCCCTGACCCCCGATGAGGCTCTATGCCTTGTTTCTGGGCCTCTTTCCCTGCCGATCGGTCATCACATACATCGTTGCATACACCTCTTAACCCCAGGGCACTAGTTGCTGGCAGCAATTAGCCCCCAGG
The window above is part of the Pyrodictium abyssi genome. Proteins encoded here:
- the hepT gene encoding type VII toxin-antitoxin system HepT family RNase toxin produces the protein MSRLQELLSMIRGYYEEFVDALREYERGEERVYAVERLAQLIAQCILDFAAVLASRERGAKPGSYRELARWLARRAGLGSDLAEFLEGLAGFRNILVHMYAEINRELEMEAFREIAEKTPHVVARLAELARDDPCIGEVKQRIRRAAERLGLRLVLLFGSLARSGCGRDVDLAVRLGRRPRSMLEVGRLQAVLEDELGVPVDLVVLDLGVSPALAKTLVDEAVLVYGDPGEAEEELLRLYKLYLDHVEASKARAAAAGPQRQ
- a CDS encoding ATP-binding protein — translated: MGTRFVDRERELAVLEEVYASGRSELVVVYGRRRLGKTFLIRRFLRGRRGLYLVVNYAERELALRDLSRQLSVATGLEASFQWLRDLLRFAARLLGERPVIVIDGFQRLAGI
- a CDS encoding ArsA family ATPase, whose product is MLASFWGKGGVGKTTLAAAAGLALRDRGLRVALISTDPTPGLSRLLCPGGSAAPGAPVRCAGVDVVEASEEDVKELWKRRFGDEVYLVVSSLLPVGREIIDYVAGAPGIADQFMMYYVYTLAREGGYDVAVWDTPAAGGSLRMLRIEYELYSHMGEAARLYLRVKGALERLQRRDEGKTPLELVEEWRELAKGILDFLASPLHRLHLVATPDQLGVYVTRTLLREFRLHGIEARRLIVNQLLDPGVCPGCQLLESWAQSQREALRVLQELGVRTCTIPLLGEEPRSVEQLARLAELLEEQGCLDAGV
- a CDS encoding 3-hydroxyacyl-CoA dehydrogenase/enoyl-CoA hydratase family protein — its product is MASVDRIRRITVVGAGTMGHGIAEVAAIAGYEVWLADISEDILRNALKRIRWSLDKLYEKGQLREHPDKIMERIKTVVSVDKNGGYTEDFARVLSETDFMIEAIPEKLELKQQLFRFADEKAPEHAILATNTSSLPITEIAAATKRPERVVGMHFFNPPPLMPLVEVIKGEKTSDETVRVTVELAKRFGKQPVVVNKDVPGFIVNRILARVLNEACHMVARGEASVVEVDSALKYKLGLPMGAFELADYSGIDVFYYVFQAMAQRGFRAHPCPLFKEKFEKGELGVKTGKGFYEYPVPGKYQRPNIPKEAGEKVDPLLILAPGINEAAYLLREGIATRDDIDKAVKLGLGYPKGILEYADEFGIDKVVEALEKLKQKTGWEEYEPDPLLKQMVQDGRLGVKTGKGFYEYGAVEQQQKNTLLIRIEPPIAWIVLNRPSKLNAISPEMLRELSEALDELEEDERIRVVVLTGSGRAFSAGADVTAFMGISPVKAMMYSRRFQEILFKLEYYTKPVIAALNGYTLGGGLELAMAADFRIASETAMLGQPEINLGFIPGAGGTQRLPRLIGRSRAKELIYTGDMIPASEAAKLGLVDRVVPPERLEQDVRQLALKLAEKPPLAVMAAKYAVQIGMETNIWTGMALESSLFGLLFSTDDVVEGVTAFLEKRKPKFKGR
- a CDS encoding acyl-CoA dehydrogenase family protein, which produces MVLPFQSLEDFRIELTEEHELFRKAVRSFVEEHLEPRAMEIEKTDKIPDELFEEAKKLGLFGVGIPEEYGGQGGGHLMEAILMEEISRVSPAFGTAVAVRALFTTPILLFGTEEQKKQYVTPVARGEKFAAHANTEPCCGSDVAGMQTRAKKVNGHYVITGRKIFITGADKADYFVVSARTSPPKEDKRWWGITVFIVERDTPGLKVGQRFNVTGLRGERPHEVILDEVKVPEENVVGPVDQGFKVIVSTYDHTRVGIAAQAVGIAQGAFEKALNYALQRQAFGRPIISFEGIAFKLADMLMQLEAARLLAYWAATLADKGDKKFVIAASMAKTFATEVAERVANMAIKIHGGVGVDIETGVERYLRDALITTIYEGANDIQRLTIIRQMLKDLFGIKLVLT
- a CDS encoding Zn-ribbon domain-containing OB-fold protein, yielding MSQKKQVDEFMKQVGAFVEEVKKSTGLPIVPDQRTGAALWFDQRELSIRYTISVERVRKFFEGLTEGKVYATRCKHCGTAYFPPQADCPKCRRSDMEWIEITGEGELLTYTIIYTKPSSFAHYPDYTVGVARFPQGVNVLAWVRETDPKKLRVGMKVRLEVVRRQPENYLTYELVPVEEQKQG